Within Candidatus Marinimicrobia bacterium CG08_land_8_20_14_0_20_45_22, the genomic segment GCGGAACTCGGACTGAACGGCGAGATTGCCAAACGTGCCGGTCTTCTGCATGATATCGGAAAAGCAATGGATCGAAATGTAACGGGAACACATGCGATTATCGGAATGGAATTTGCCAAAAAATATCGTGAACATCCGATCGTCGTTAATGCCATTGGATCGCACCATGATGAAATCGAAGCGACACATCCGATTTCAGTGATCGTTCAGGCGGCAGACCAAATCAGCGGCTCTAGACGCGGAGCACGCGGCGATACGCTTGAGAGTTATATTCAACGTCTCGCCAAATTAGAAGAAATCGCAAACTCTTTTGCTGGCGTGTCGAAAACCTATGCCATTCAAGCCGGTCGTGAAATCCGCGTGATTGTCGAAAACGAGGTCGTAAGCGACATTGAATCCGACACTCTTTCTGAAGACATCGCCGCAAAGATTCAGGCTGAATTAAATTACCCCGGACAGGTGAAAGTTGTCGTCGTTCGAGAACATCGAAGTGTGAGTTACGCCAAATGAGTCCGGCAAAAATCATCGATGGGAAAATCATATCGGCGATCGTTAAGGAATCACTCCGTCCGCGAATTTTGACGCTAAAGGAACGCGGAATCATTCCCGGTTTAGCCGTCATTCTCGTCGGCGATAATCCGGCTTCGCAGGTTTATGTCGGAATGAAGGAAAAAGCGTTCCGCGAGATGGAGATGTTTTCACAGACATATCATCTGCCCGCGAACACGAGTCAACAATCTTTGAAAACACTGATTGAGCAGTTGAATGGTGACAATCGATTTCATGGAATTCTTGTTCAAATCCCGTTACCGGCGCCACTTGATGCGAATGAGGCGATTCTTCAAATATCTCCAGATAAAGACGCCGATGGTTTGCATCCGACAAATATTGGGAGAATGGTTTTAGGAATGACAGCGCCGCTTCCCTGTACACCGCACGGAATTCTGATGATGTTGAAATATTCGGGAATCGATCCATCTGGCAAACATGTCGTCGTGATTGGTAGAAGTAACATTGTCGGGAAACCGATTGCCAATTTATTATTACAGAAACGCGAATTGGGGAATGCAACGGTTACTCTTTGCCATACACAAACACATGACATTCAGGCGATTTGCCGTCAGGCGGATATTTTAATCGCCGCGATCGGAAAGGCTGAATTTGTCGATAAATCCTTCGTCAAACCGGGTTGTGTCGTCATCGACGTCGGCGTAAACCGAGTCAAGGATGAGACAACCGCGAAAGGTTATCGTTTGGTCGGAGATGTAAAATATTCGGAAGTCAGCGAAATCGCCGAA encodes:
- a CDS encoding bifunctional methylenetetrahydrofolate dehydrogenase/methenyltetrahydrofolate cyclohydrolase FolD produces the protein MSPAKIIDGKIISAIVKESLRPRILTLKERGIIPGLAVILVGDNPASQVYVGMKEKAFREMEMFSQTYHLPANTSQQSLKTLIEQLNGDNRFHGILVQIPLPAPLDANEAILQISPDKDADGLHPTNIGRMVLGMTAPLPCTPHGILMMLKYSGIDPSGKHVVVIGRSNIVGKPIANLLLQKRELGNATVTLCHTQTHDIQAICRQADILIAAIGKAEFVDKSFVKPGCVVIDVGVNRVKDETTAKGYRLVGDVKYSEVSEIAEAITPVPGGVGVMTISMLLSNTVYLAEQSLFRR